Proteins from a single region of Flavobacterium sp. K5-23:
- a CDS encoding cell division protein FtsQ/DivIB yields the protein MKVFNWTNIRLLLMFGLVIFLFSFSSHRNGNRKLIKSTVLFVGNNTLFLKRETVNKLLIENKVNASSIQKDKLDLNKLESILDSNDMIEKSDVFVSVDGILKAVVKQKTPVARVFDTRGSFYVDSEGDKMPLSDNFTARVPLVSGVIDEKNHDDLAELFRVIHNDPFLKKNIIGIQIMPNGSLKMFNRNFNYQIDFGGIINVERKFKNYKAFFQKAVLDSSLYNYSKIDLRFTQQVVCTK from the coding sequence ATGAAAGTATTTAATTGGACAAATATTAGATTGTTACTCATGTTTGGGTTGGTTATTTTTCTTTTTTCGTTTAGTTCACATAGAAACGGAAACAGAAAATTAATTAAATCCACAGTTTTGTTTGTAGGAAATAATACCTTATTTTTGAAGCGCGAAACGGTTAATAAATTGTTAATAGAAAATAAAGTAAATGCTTCTAGTATTCAAAAAGATAAATTAGATTTGAATAAGCTAGAAAGTATACTAGATTCAAATGATATGATTGAAAAATCAGATGTGTTTGTCAGTGTTGATGGTATACTAAAAGCTGTAGTAAAACAAAAAACTCCAGTGGCCAGGGTTTTTGATACACGGGGTTCTTTTTATGTTGATAGTGAGGGGGATAAAATGCCGTTGTCAGACAACTTTACAGCTAGAGTTCCGCTTGTTTCCGGAGTGATTGATGAAAAAAATCACGACGATTTAGCTGAGTTATTTCGAGTAATTCATAACGATCCGTTTTTGAAAAAAAACATCATTGGGATTCAAATTATGCCTAATGGTAGCTTAAAAATGTTCAATAGGAATTTTAATTACCAAATTGATTTTGGTGGAATCATAAATGTAGAACGAAAATTTAAAAATTACAAAGCTTTTTTTCAGAAGGCCGTTTTAGATAGTTCGTTGTACAATTATAGTAAAATTGACCTCAGGTTTACACAACAAGTAGTTTGCACTAAATAA
- the murC gene encoding UDP-N-acetylmuramate--L-alanine ligase, whose product MNLNQIHNVYFIGIGGIGMSALARYFKTIGKQVSGYDKTPTALTSELIESGISIHFEDSIDLIPKEYYIENTLVIITPAVPKTHSEWNYFIEREYHVKKRAEVLGIITKDTFCFAVAGTHGKTTTSSILGHILYESGADVTAFIGGIVENYNSNLIGTGKTVTVVEADEFDRSFLHLHPDIACITSMDADHLDIYGTSDAIEESFIEFAAKVEDTNKLFITKDLPLKGITVAVNEEAVYNAFNVRIEDASYVFDVQTPTEVIKDLHFGLPGKHNLMNALMAVAMAKTYGTPTENIAAALASFKGIKRRFSYQIKTDNLVYIDDYAHHPTEINAVNQAVRELYPNQKVLAVFQPHLFSRTKDFADDFATSLAAFDEVILMDIYPARELPMEGITSEWLLGKINNDNKKLVPKTEIVSSILESNASVIVTIGAGDIGELVNPIKHALNESI is encoded by the coding sequence ATGAATTTAAATCAAATACATAACGTCTATTTCATCGGTATTGGTGGTATTGGTATGAGTGCTTTGGCTCGTTATTTCAAAACTATTGGGAAACAAGTTTCTGGTTACGATAAAACACCGACTGCTTTAACTAGTGAATTAATCGAGAGCGGAATTTCTATTCATTTTGAGGATAGTATTGATTTAATACCAAAAGAGTATTACATAGAAAACACATTGGTTATAATAACACCAGCTGTTCCTAAAACACATTCGGAATGGAATTATTTTATAGAAAGAGAGTATCATGTTAAAAAGAGAGCTGAAGTTCTGGGTATAATTACTAAAGACACTTTTTGTTTTGCAGTTGCAGGTACACATGGAAAGACAACTACTTCCAGTATTTTAGGTCATATATTGTATGAATCAGGCGCTGATGTAACCGCTTTTATAGGTGGTATAGTTGAAAATTATAATTCGAACTTAATAGGGACTGGTAAAACGGTGACAGTAGTAGAGGCTGATGAATTTGATCGTTCGTTTTTGCATTTACATCCGGATATTGCTTGTATAACATCAATGGATGCAGATCATCTGGATATTTATGGTACAAGTGATGCAATAGAGGAATCTTTTATTGAATTTGCTGCCAAAGTTGAAGACACAAATAAATTATTTATTACTAAAGACCTACCGCTTAAAGGAATTACAGTTGCTGTAAATGAAGAAGCGGTTTATAATGCATTTAATGTCAGAATTGAAGACGCAAGTTATGTGTTTGATGTTCAGACACCAACAGAGGTTATAAAAGATTTACATTTCGGGTTACCCGGAAAACACAATTTAATGAATGCTTTAATGGCTGTTGCAATGGCAAAAACCTACGGCACCCCAACCGAAAACATCGCAGCGGCCTTAGCTTCATTCAAAGGAATTAAAAGAAGATTTTCATATCAAATAAAAACGGATAATTTAGTTTATATAGACGATTATGCGCATCATCCTACCGAAATAAATGCGGTAAACCAGGCTGTACGGGAATTATATCCTAATCAAAAAGTATTAGCTGTTTTTCAACCTCATTTGTTTAGCAGAACTAAAGATTTTGCTGATGATTTTGCTACAAGTTTAGCTGCATTTGATGAAGTGATACTTATGGATATTTATCCAGCTCGGGAATTGCCTATGGAAGGAATCACATCAGAATGGTTATTGGGTAAAATAAATAATGATAATAAAAAGTTAGTTCCGAAAACGGAAATAGTTTCTTCAATATTAGAATCTAATGCCTCAGTAATTGTCACAATTGGAGCTGGAGATATTGGTGAATTAGTAAATCCTATTAAACATGCATTAAATGAAAGTATTTAA
- the murG gene encoding undecaprenyldiphospho-muramoylpentapeptide beta-N-acetylglucosaminyltransferase, whose protein sequence is MAKYKFILSGGGTGGHIYPAIAIANELKFRFPDAEFLFVGAKDKMEMQKVPQAGYEIKGLWIAGLQRKLSLQNAMFPFKLMNSLWESRRIIKDFNPDVVIGTGGFASGPLLKMASIMNIPTVIQEQNSYPGITNKLLSKKANAICVAYENLERFFPKEKMILTGNPVRQDLIDVEGKREEAIQFFKLNPNKKTLLVLGGSLGARRINQLIEKELNNIISQNVQIIWQCGKLYLEDYKKYSNENVQVVAFIERMDLVYAAADVVISRAGASSVSELCIVGKPVIFIPSPNVAEDHQTKNANAIVAKKGALLLKEADLDSQFSLVFEALIKDQGKQSQLSDNIKKLARPKATKIIVDTIIELIK, encoded by the coding sequence ATGGCAAAATATAAATTCATATTAAGTGGTGGTGGAACTGGAGGACATATCTATCCTGCTATTGCTATTGCAAATGAACTTAAGTTTCGTTTCCCAGATGCCGAATTCTTATTTGTAGGTGCCAAGGATAAAATGGAAATGCAAAAAGTACCTCAGGCGGGTTATGAAATCAAGGGCCTTTGGATTGCAGGGTTACAGCGAAAACTAAGTTTGCAAAATGCTATGTTCCCTTTCAAATTAATGAATAGTTTATGGGAATCAAGAAGGATAATTAAAGATTTCAATCCTGATGTAGTTATTGGTACTGGAGGTTTTGCAAGTGGTCCGCTTTTAAAAATGGCCAGTATAATGAATATACCAACAGTTATTCAAGAGCAAAATTCTTATCCTGGAATAACTAATAAATTATTAAGTAAAAAAGCAAATGCAATTTGTGTTGCTTATGAAAATTTGGAACGATTTTTTCCTAAAGAAAAAATGATCTTAACGGGTAATCCGGTACGTCAAGATTTAATTGATGTTGAAGGTAAAAGAGAAGAAGCAATACAGTTTTTTAAATTAAACCCGAATAAAAAAACACTATTAGTTCTTGGAGGCAGCCTTGGGGCTAGAAGAATTAATCAGTTGATCGAAAAGGAACTTAATAATATAATTTCTCAAAATGTTCAGATAATATGGCAATGTGGAAAATTGTATTTGGAAGATTATAAAAAATATTCTAATGAAAATGTACAGGTTGTCGCTTTTATTGAAAGAATGGATTTAGTTTATGCAGCTGCAGATGTTGTTATTTCAAGAGCGGGCGCATCATCTGTTTCGGAGTTGTGTATTGTGGGAAAACCGGTAATATTTATTCCTTCTCCTAATGTTGCCGAAGATCATCAGACAAAAAACGCTAATGCAATTGTAGCTAAAAAAGGAGCTTTATTATTAAAAGAAGCTGATTTAGATTCCCAATTTAGTCTTGTTTTTGAGGCTTTAATAAAAGATCAAGGAAAACAGAGTCAGTTGAGTGATAACATAAAAAAATTAGCAAGACCTAAAGCAACCAAAATAATTGTTGATACAATTATTGAATTAATAAAATAA
- a CDS encoding FtsW/RodA/SpoVE family cell cycle protein produces the protein MKKLIGNLKGDKGIWSFVALLALFSFMPVFSASSNLAYLGHGTGNTLGYLVKHFAHICIGFLIIYLVHRVPYHYFRAISKVGLPIVWILLGYTLIKGTVIAGANASRWIQLPFIGISFQTSTLAAIVLYIFVARYLSKTREEPVTFKASFIELWLPVFLTLGLILPANFSTTALIFSMILMLVFVGKYPMKYIAIIVGSGLLLLAFFILLSKAFPDSKFFSRVGTWGNRIENFTTDKPDEDDYQIEKAKIAIASGKIYGLGPGKSVQKNFLPQSSSDFIYAIIVEEYGLIGGIGVPILYLLLLFRFVIASHKANTLFGKLVVIGLGFPMIFQAMINMCVAVELLPVTGQTLPLISSGGSSIWMTCFSLGIIISVTKKEEEIAEELKESAIREEALQKLIDAQIASENEEEESYSIEDKVTNPMNAVMNK, from the coding sequence ATGAAAAAACTAATAGGTAATTTAAAAGGAGATAAAGGGATATGGTCATTCGTGGCTTTATTAGCCTTGTTTTCGTTTATGCCTGTTTTTAGTGCTAGTAGTAATTTGGCTTATTTAGGTCATGGAACAGGAAACACTTTAGGGTATCTTGTAAAGCATTTTGCTCATATATGTATTGGTTTTTTAATTATTTATCTAGTTCACAGAGTTCCTTACCATTATTTCAGGGCGATTTCCAAAGTTGGTTTACCTATAGTATGGATTTTACTGGGGTACACTTTGATTAAAGGAACAGTAATAGCTGGGGCTAATGCCAGTAGGTGGATACAGCTTCCTTTTATTGGGATATCTTTTCAAACATCTACTTTGGCAGCAATAGTATTGTATATTTTTGTTGCCCGTTATTTGTCTAAGACAAGAGAGGAGCCTGTTACTTTTAAGGCTTCATTTATAGAACTTTGGTTGCCTGTGTTTTTAACATTGGGTTTAATATTACCAGCTAATTTTTCTACCACGGCACTTATTTTTTCAATGATATTGATGTTGGTATTTGTGGGTAAATACCCAATGAAATACATCGCTATAATTGTTGGTTCCGGATTACTTCTACTTGCTTTTTTTATTCTTTTATCTAAAGCTTTTCCTGATTCTAAATTCTTTAGCAGGGTAGGTACTTGGGGAAACAGAATTGAAAATTTCACAACTGATAAGCCAGATGAGGATGATTACCAAATAGAAAAAGCAAAAATTGCTATTGCATCTGGAAAAATATATGGGCTGGGACCAGGGAAAAGTGTTCAGAAGAATTTCTTACCTCAGTCCTCCTCAGATTTTATTTATGCAATTATTGTAGAAGAATACGGTCTTATTGGAGGGATAGGAGTTCCGATTCTTTATTTGTTGTTACTATTCCGTTTCGTAATTGCTTCCCATAAAGCCAATACGCTATTTGGCAAACTAGTAGTCATAGGGCTCGGGTTTCCAATGATTTTTCAGGCGATGATTAATATGTGTGTTGCCGTTGAGTTATTACCTGTGACCGGCCAAACCCTTCCCTTAATAAGTAGTGGAGGAAGTTCTATCTGGATGACTTGTTTTTCACTAGGGATTATTATAAGTGTAACCAAGAAAGAGGAAGAAATTGCTGAGGAGCTTAAAGAATCTGCTATAAGAGAAGAAGCACTTCAAAAATTAATAGACGCCCAGATTGCTTCTGAAAATGAAGAAGAAGAAAGTTATTCTATAGAAGATAAAGTGACCAATCCAATGAATGCTGTTATGAATAAATAA
- the murD gene encoding UDP-N-acetylmuramoyl-L-alanine--D-glutamate ligase, whose translation MRLVVLGGGESGVGTAILGLRKGYDVFVSDFGKIKDNYKEVLTSNGIAWEEEGHTEHLVLNADVVMKSPGIPEKAPMVKKLVEKGIKVISEIEFASPFTKAITIGITGSNGKTTTTMLAYHLLKSAGLNIGLGGNIGKSFALQVADDKFDSYVLELSSFQLDGIVDYKPHIAIITNISPDHLDRYDYNYQNYIDAKFRITMNQTEDDFLIYDADDEAISEWLTKNTTKAKLIPFSLTKTFNEGAFLKNNSMEVKINHEEFVMETEHIALEGKHNLKNAMAATSVAKLMQIRNATIRESLSNFQGVEHRLENVLKIQNVQYINDSKATNVNATFFALDSMNAPTVWIVGGVDKGNDYNELMSLVREKVKAIICLGVDNRKIIDVFGNVVDIMVEVNNMNDAVKMAQRLSEKGDMVLLSPACASFDLFESYEDRGNQFKHAVKNL comes from the coding sequence ATGAGACTAGTAGTTTTAGGTGGAGGAGAAAGCGGTGTAGGTACTGCGATTCTGGGTTTAAGAAAAGGATATGATGTATTTGTATCAGATTTCGGAAAAATAAAAGACAATTATAAAGAAGTTCTTACTAGTAACGGAATAGCTTGGGAAGAAGAAGGGCATACGGAACATCTAGTTTTAAATGCTGATGTGGTGATGAAAAGTCCCGGAATTCCAGAGAAGGCACCAATGGTAAAAAAACTGGTTGAGAAAGGGATAAAAGTGATTTCAGAAATTGAATTTGCTTCTCCTTTTACAAAAGCCATTACGATAGGAATAACAGGAAGTAATGGTAAAACCACTACCACAATGTTAGCTTATCACTTGCTGAAATCTGCGGGTTTGAATATTGGACTTGGTGGAAACATCGGAAAAAGTTTTGCCTTACAGGTCGCTGATGACAAGTTTGATTCTTATGTGCTTGAATTAAGTAGTTTTCAGCTGGACGGTATTGTAGATTACAAGCCACATATAGCTATAATCACTAATATAAGCCCTGATCATTTAGATCGTTATGATTATAATTATCAAAATTATATTGATGCCAAGTTTAGAATTACAATGAACCAAACCGAGGACGATTTCCTTATTTATGATGCTGATGATGAGGCCATTTCTGAATGGTTGACAAAAAACACAACGAAAGCGAAACTAATCCCTTTTTCATTGACAAAAACATTCAACGAAGGAGCATTTTTAAAAAATAACAGTATGGAAGTAAAGATTAACCACGAAGAGTTTGTAATGGAAACGGAACACATTGCTTTAGAAGGGAAACATAATTTAAAAAACGCAATGGCAGCAACCTCTGTGGCAAAATTGATGCAAATAAGAAACGCAACAATTCGTGAGAGTTTATCAAATTTTCAAGGTGTTGAACATCGATTAGAAAACGTATTGAAAATTCAAAACGTACAATATATCAATGATTCTAAAGCGACTAATGTAAATGCAACTTTTTTTGCTTTAGATAGCATGAATGCACCTACAGTTTGGATTGTTGGTGGTGTTGATAAAGGGAATGATTACAATGAATTAATGTCTTTGGTTCGTGAAAAAGTAAAAGCTATTATCTGCTTAGGTGTGGATAACAGAAAAATAATTGACGTTTTCGGGAATGTGGTTGATATAATGGTGGAAGTTAACAATATGAATGACGCCGTGAAAATGGCTCAGCGTTTGTCTGAAAAAGGAGATATGGTTTTATTATCACCAGCTTGTGCAAGTTTTGATTTGTTTGAAAGTTATGAAGACAGAGGAAACCAATTTAAGCATGCAGTAAAGAATTTATAG